The following proteins are co-located in the Triticum aestivum cultivar Chinese Spring chromosome 1A, IWGSC CS RefSeq v2.1, whole genome shotgun sequence genome:
- the LOC123061390 gene encoding traB domain-containing protein, translating into MIRPPRLLLHRAPFLLRTPPPPRTPPLAARRALTPTLRSFASRRLAPLCLLMDPATPYSDADAYAYAEFNGETGVDDPEFADAEAEAGGEDAGDEMPRELPEELARGVVCLECHTSAEAVAAGEGETCRVYVVGTAHVSQESCDQVKAVINFLKPQAVFLELCSSRVSILTPQNLQVPTMNEMIDMWKKKKMNTFGILYSWFLAKVASQLDVLPGAEFRVAFEEAMTYGGKVILGDRPVQITLRRTWGKMSLWHRAKFLYYIVFQSLFLPSPEDLNKMLKDMDDVDMLTLVIQEMSKAFPSLMETLLHERDMYMSSKLLKVAREHSSVVAVVGKGHVSGIKKNWQQPIEVQRLMELPVPRKGASKLKILASIGAVSAVVASGIYIWGKK; encoded by the exons ATGATCCGcccgccccgcctcctcctccaccgcgccCCCTTCCTCCTCCGAACCCCGCCACCGCCTCGCAccccgccgctcgccgcccgccgaGCCCTAACCCCGACTCTTCGGAGCTTCGCgtcccgccgcctcgcgccgctctGCCTGCTGATGGATCCGGCCACGCCCTACTCCGATGCCGACGCCTACGCCTACGCCGAGTTCAACGGGGAGACTGGCGTGGACGACCCGGAGTTCGCGGACGCCGAGGCGGAAGCGGGGGGAGAGGACGCTGGTGATGAGATGCCCAGGGAACTGCCCGAGGAGCTCGCCAGAGGGGTGGTGTGCCTCGAGTGCCACACTTCGGCCGAGGCCGTGGCGGCCGGGGAAGGCGAGACCTGCCGCGTCTACGTCGTCGGCACCGCCCATGTCTCGCAG GAATCATGTGATCAAGTCAAAGCCGTCATCAACTTTCTGAAGCCTCAG GCTGTTTTCTTGGAACTGTGTTCCAGCAGGGTTTCTATTCTGACACCACAAAACCTTCAG GTTCCTACCATGAATGAAATGATTGACATGTGGAAGAAGAAAAAGATGAACACCTTTGGGATTCTCTATAGCTGGTTTCTTGCAAAG GTTGCTAGCCAGCTTGATGTATTACCTGGAGCTGAATTTCGAGTGGCATTTGAGGAAGCAATGACGTATGGTGGCAAAGTTATCCTTGGAGATCGCCCTGTCCAG aTCACTCTGAGGAGAACTTGGGGGAAAATGTCATTGTGGCACAGAGCTAAATTTCTGTACTACATTGTTTTCCAGTCCTTATTTTTACCGAGCCCTGAAGATCTTAATAAAATG TTAAAGGACATGGATGATGTTGACATGCTAACACTTGTCATTCAAGAGATGAGCAAGGCATTTCCTAGTCTGATGGAGACACTTCTCCATGAACGTGATAT GTATATGTCTTCCAAATTATTGAAGGTAGCAAGGGAACATTCTTCAGTGGTGGCAGTTGTGGGAAAAGGGCATGTTTCTGGGATAAAGAAAAATTGGCAACAACCAATTGAG GTACAACGTTTGATGGAATTACCTGTGCCTAGGAAAGGTGCTTCGAAGTTGAAAATTTTGGCGTCCATTGGAGCAGTAAGCGCAGTAGTAGCATCTGGAATCTATATATGGGGTAAAAAATAA
- the LOC123061400 gene encoding peroxidase 1 — protein MSRERWPPLALALAVAAAVVGVLAAASPRAEAELQVGFYNATCPIAEGVVFAEMHAILHEDPTLAPSLLRMHYHDCFVQGCDGSILLRSRRGTAERDATPNRSMRGYDAIERIKARLETLCPLTVSCADIIAIAARDAVYLSKGPWYGVETGRRDGNVTVAEYAENDLAPPDSNIVDVKTFFSVKSLTAKDIVVLFGSHSIGTSHCEAFRKRLYNFTGAMDQDPSLDAGYARQLRKLCPRRHGGRGRRTKVPMDPGSGFTFDLSYYRHVLATGGLFQSDGSLLHDAATRGYVERMANASSPDEYYRDFAAAMVKMGRTDVLLDSLGEVRATCGVFVD, from the exons ATGTCCAGGGAGCGGTGGCCGCCGCTCGCCCTGGccctggcggtggcggcggcggtggtgggcgTCCTGGCGGCTGCGTCGCCGCGGGCGGAGGCGGAGCTGCAGGTGGGGTTCTACAATGCGACGTGCCCGATCGCGGAGGGGGTGGTGTTCGCGGAGATGCACGCCATCCTGCACGAGGACCCCACGCTGGCGCCCTCGCTGCTCCGGATGCACTACCACGACTGCTTCGTCCAGGGCTGCGACGGCTCCATCCTGCTCAGGTCCCGCCGGGGCACGGCGGAGCGGGACGCCACCCCTAACCGGAGCATGCGCGGCTACGACGCCATCGAGCGGATCAAGGCCAGGCTCGAGACGCTCTGCCCGCTcaccgtctcctgcgccgacatcaTCGCCATAGCCGCCAGGGACGCCGTCTACCTG AGCAAGGGGCCGTGGTACGGCGTGGAGACCGGGCGGCGGGACGGCAACGTGACGGTGGCCGAGTACGCTGAGAACGACCTGGCGCCGCCGGACTCCAACATCGTCGACGTCAAGACCTTCTTCAGCGTCAAGTCGCTCACCGCCAAGGACATCGTCGTCCTCTTCG GGAGCCACAGCATCGGGACCTCCCACTGCGAGGCGTTCCGGAAGCGGCTCTACAACTTCACGGGCGCCATGGACCAGGACCCGTCGCTGGACGCCGGGTACGCGAGGCAGCTGAGGAAGCTCTGCCCGCGCCGCcacggcggccggggcaggaggacCAAGGTGCCCATGGACCCCGGCAGCGGCTTCACCTTCGACCTCAGCTACTACCGCCACGTGCTGGCCACGGGGGGCCTCTTCCAGTCCGACGGCAGCCTCCTCCACGACGCCGCCACCAGGGGCTACGTCGAGAGGATGGCCAACGCGTCGTCGCCGGACGAGTACTACCGGGACTTCGCGGCGGCCATGGTCAAGATGGGCCGCACCGACGTGCTCCTCGACAGCCTCGGCGAGGTCAGGGCCACCTGCGGCGTTTTTGTTGACTAG